From the Acidilutibacter cellobiosedens genome, one window contains:
- a CDS encoding ABC transporter permease: MSSFWIGILEQGLLFSIMVLGVYITYKVLDFPDLSVDGTFPLGASVTAMLLLRGYNPLLSCLVSLCAGMAAGFVTGILNVKLKITNLLSGILVMLSLYSVNLRIMGKSNTPLFNVKTIFSGNMPPIFVILVFALVVKIFLDLFFKTKFGFILKTAGDNYKMVTSLGVDIDKVKVIGIMMSNGLVALAGSVMAQYQRFSDVGMGSGIVVMGLASIIIGETILRVFPFKLGTACAILGSILYKASIAAALKAGLPATDLKLITSAVVVVALGLYNNELRAKVRKWLKDLVAGGIKNAENTKSAKNFQ; the protein is encoded by the coding sequence TTGAGTAGCTTTTGGATAGGAATATTAGAGCAAGGTCTCTTATTTTCGATTATGGTTTTAGGAGTTTATATAACTTATAAAGTACTTGATTTTCCGGATTTATCTGTTGACGGAACCTTTCCTTTAGGAGCATCTGTAACTGCCATGCTTCTACTTAGAGGATATAATCCTTTACTGTCATGCCTTGTCTCTCTTTGTGCAGGCATGGCAGCCGGATTTGTTACGGGAATACTGAATGTTAAGCTGAAAATAACAAATCTACTTTCGGGTATATTGGTTATGTTAAGCCTTTATTCCGTAAATTTGAGAATCATGGGTAAATCCAATACTCCCTTGTTTAATGTAAAAACAATTTTTTCGGGGAATATGCCGCCGATATTTGTCATACTTGTATTTGCCTTAGTTGTTAAGATATTTCTTGATTTATTTTTTAAGACAAAATTTGGATTTATATTAAAAACTGCGGGAGATAATTATAAAATGGTGACTTCCCTTGGTGTGGATATTGATAAGGTGAAAGTGATAGGGATAATGATGTCTAACGGGTTGGTTGCCTTGGCAGGTTCTGTCATGGCTCAGTACCAGCGTTTTTCAGATGTAGGAATGGGAAGCGGCATAGTAGTTATGGGACTTGCTTCGATTATAATAGGGGAAACAATTCTAAGAGTTTTTCCCTTTAAGCTGGGAACGGCTTGTGCCATTTTAGGTTCCATACTTTATAAAGCGAGTATAGCTGCGGCTTTGAAAGCAGGACTGCCTGCCACGGATTTGAAACTTATCACTTCTGCTGTAGTTGTGGTTGCCTTAGGACTTTATAATAACGAGCTGAGAGCAAAAGTCAGGAAATGGTTAAAGGATTTAGTGGCCGGAGGGATAAAAAATGCTGAAAATACAAAATCTGCAAAAAACTTTCAATAA
- a CDS encoding methyltransferase domain-containing protein, translated as MANTVWSENIQGILNLDLSREMRFRDDRKNLYLNLLGLKEGMTVVDIGCGPGTLTRKLSCWLGEKSRIIGIDRDTKFIDYARNKAMEQNLHNINYIEGDALSLPLEDNSVDACISYTVIEHLPNREFLSEQKRVCRLKGRVSVMYARPDKYIKTEPNLLLSPSEREEELLSKLFKTTYEVGERYHVGKYWPDSVELPKLFEKIGFKDIQADAVAIPIATDDSRNCYEEKIKIVEGEMKQLFESIDIGLKSNSDGLTSRELMELRQLVSGRFNKRINFIKEGVSLWDYTIVISQIVSGSK; from the coding sequence ATGGCAAATACAGTTTGGTCGGAAAATATTCAGGGAATTTTAAATCTCGATTTAAGCAGGGAAATGAGATTTAGAGATGACAGAAAGAATTTATATTTGAACTTGCTTGGCCTTAAAGAAGGAATGACTGTAGTTGACATCGGATGCGGGCCTGGAACCCTTACGAGAAAATTATCCTGCTGGCTTGGAGAAAAGTCAAGAATAATAGGGATAGACAGAGACACAAAATTTATTGATTATGCAAGGAATAAAGCAATGGAACAAAACCTTCACAATATAAATTATATTGAAGGGGATGCGCTAAGTTTACCGTTGGAAGATAATTCGGTTGATGCATGTATATCATACACTGTAATTGAGCATTTGCCTAATCGAGAATTTTTATCCGAGCAAAAAAGGGTGTGCCGTTTAAAGGGAAGAGTATCCGTAATGTATGCAAGACCTGATAAATACATAAAAACCGAACCGAATTTGTTGCTAAGCCCAAGTGAACGGGAGGAAGAACTTTTATCCAAACTGTTTAAGACAACATATGAAGTTGGTGAAAGATATCATGTAGGAAAATACTGGCCGGATTCTGTGGAACTGCCTAAACTATTCGAAAAAATAGGTTTTAAGGATATTCAGGCAGATGCTGTTGCAATTCCTATTGCCACTGACGATTCAAGAAATTGTTATGAAGAAAAAATTAAAATCGTTGAAGGAGAAATGAAGCAACTTTTTGAAAGCATCGATATAGGATTAAAATCGAATAGTGATGGATTGACAAGTCGGGAATTAATGGAATTAAGACAGTTAGTCTCAGGCAGATTTAATAAAAGGATAAATTTTATAAAAGAAGGGGTAAGCCTTTGGGATTATACGATTGTGATATCCCAAATAGTTTCAGGTTCAAAGTAG
- a CDS encoding M48 family metallopeptidase — protein MKDNKYFLGIKGNKIFYRLIKTKRKTVGITIDEKGEVKVSVPLYIDEEKIREIVQQKAPWIEKKINEIRSMNLNTVHREFTDGESLFYLGKEYVFKIIKEDLNVPKVIINGNIIEMYISENLLKENSKQVIKEILIKWYRQNFAEIVKDRIEKYSLLLKVKYKKIKIKDQKTLWGSCSTKENINLNWRLIMAPFPIIDYVVVHELCHLRFMNHSKDFWALVESVMPDYPERREWLKVNGYKLTL, from the coding sequence ATGAAAGATAATAAATATTTTTTAGGAATCAAGGGGAATAAAATATTTTATAGGTTAATCAAAACCAAGCGGAAAACTGTAGGGATAACCATTGATGAAAAAGGTGAAGTCAAGGTATCCGTACCTTTGTATATTGACGAAGAGAAAATCAGGGAAATAGTACAACAAAAAGCTCCTTGGATTGAGAAAAAAATAAATGAAATTCGAAGTATGAATTTAAATACAGTGCATAGAGAGTTCACTGACGGTGAAAGCCTCTTTTATCTTGGAAAGGAATATGTCTTTAAAATAATAAAGGAAGATTTAAATGTACCTAAAGTAATAATCAATGGTAATATTATTGAAATGTATATAAGTGAAAACCTGCTTAAAGAAAACTCAAAACAGGTGATAAAGGAAATATTAATTAAATGGTACAGACAGAATTTTGCTGAAATTGTTAAAGACAGAATTGAAAAATATTCTTTATTGCTAAAAGTGAAATATAAGAAAATAAAAATAAAGGATCAAAAAACTTTGTGGGGAAGCTGCAGTACAAAGGAAAATATTAATCTCAATTGGAGATTAATTATGGCGCCTTTTCCTATAATTGATTATGTAGTTGTACATGAGCTTTGTCATCTGAGATTTATGAATCATTCCAAGGATTTCTGGGCTCTTGTGGAATCTGTTATGCCTGATTATCCTGAAAGAAGAGAATGGTTAAAAGTGAACGGATATAAACTGACATTGTAG
- a CDS encoding ABC transporter ATP-binding protein — protein MLKIQNLQKTFNKNTVNENKLFKGLCLSVEKGDFITIIGSNGAGKSTLLDIISGSVPCDGGSIFLGEQKISNMSEYKISRFIGRVFQDTKIGTSPSMTVLENISMALNKNKRYGFSWGIEKKKIPDIKILLSELSLELENKLNIKVGLLSGGQRQALSLLMASLSNPYLLLLDEHMAALDPKTSNIIENLTDKIIKRGNITTLMVTHNLKQAVAMGNRLVMMHRGRIILDIKGEEKKSITPEKLLSLFTEKESGDIISDRLMFA, from the coding sequence ATGCTGAAAATACAAAATCTGCAAAAAACTTTCAATAAAAATACAGTCAATGAAAATAAACTTTTTAAGGGATTATGCCTTAGTGTAGAAAAAGGAGATTTTATAACAATAATAGGAAGTAATGGAGCAGGAAAATCTACTCTTTTAGATATCATTTCGGGAAGTGTGCCTTGTGACGGAGGTTCAATATTTTTAGGAGAACAAAAAATATCAAATATGTCTGAATATAAGATCAGCAGATTTATAGGAAGAGTATTTCAAGACACTAAAATTGGGACATCGCCTTCTATGACAGTATTGGAAAATATATCTATGGCATTAAATAAAAATAAAAGATATGGTTTTTCTTGGGGGATTGAAAAGAAGAAAATACCGGATATAAAGATTCTCCTCTCGGAGTTATCTTTGGAGTTGGAAAATAAGTTGAATATAAAAGTAGGACTTCTATCTGGAGGACAGAGGCAGGCTTTATCTCTTTTAATGGCTTCTTTGTCAAATCCCTATCTTCTGCTTTTAGATGAACACATGGCGGCATTAGACCCTAAGACTTCAAATATTATTGAAAACCTCACAGATAAGATAATTAAGAGGGGAAATATAACAACCCTTATGGTTACACATAATCTTAAACAGGCTGTAGCCATGGGAAATAGACTTGTTATGATGCACAGAGGAAGGATTATTTTGGATATAAAAGGGGAAGAAAAAAAATCTATTACTCCGGAAAAACTTTTAAGCTTATTTACGGAGAAAGAATCAGGGGATATAATTAGTGACCGCTTGATGTTCGCATAA
- a CDS encoding DUF1177 domain-containing protein produces MILKQVIEIFELLDKPSANGGEVAKYIENYGNDNLKVNVETVKGKQGSTDFIKILIKGKNGKSNNGSAKTLGIIGRLGGLGARPEMNGFVSDGDGALTALSAALKLVDMNTKGDILEGDVIVATHICPDAPTLKHYPVYFMDSPVDMDTMNRLEVSDEMDAILAIDTTKGNEILNYRGFSISPTVKDGYILKVSNDIINIMKRVTGKPPVVFPLSQQDVTPYGNELYHLNSILQPSTTTSSPVVGVAITTETSVAGCATGSTQVTDVETAGRFAIEIAKEYGQGKCSFYDEKEFELLIKLYGENRRFQRKGNI; encoded by the coding sequence ATGATTTTAAAACAAGTTATAGAAATATTTGAGTTGTTGGATAAGCCGAGTGCTAATGGTGGCGAGGTTGCAAAATATATCGAAAATTATGGAAACGATAACCTAAAAGTAAATGTGGAAACTGTAAAGGGAAAACAAGGAAGTACGGATTTTATAAAAATTTTAATAAAAGGGAAAAATGGGAAAAGTAATAATGGCTCCGCAAAGACATTGGGCATAATCGGGAGATTGGGAGGATTAGGAGCAAGGCCGGAGATGAATGGATTTGTTTCTGATGGAGATGGAGCGTTGACTGCACTTTCGGCTGCATTAAAATTAGTTGATATGAATACAAAAGGAGATATTTTAGAGGGTGATGTGATAGTTGCAACTCATATATGCCCTGATGCTCCGACACTAAAGCATTATCCGGTTTATTTTATGGATTCTCCTGTAGATATGGATACTATGAATAGGTTGGAAGTTTCAGATGAAATGGATGCAATATTGGCTATAGACACAACTAAAGGAAACGAAATACTCAACTACAGAGGGTTTTCAATATCACCGACAGTGAAAGACGGATATATTCTAAAGGTTAGTAATGACATTATAAATATTATGAAAAGAGTGACGGGGAAACCCCCTGTAGTATTCCCCCTTTCACAGCAGGATGTAACTCCTTATGGCAATGAGTTATATCACTTAAACAGTATTCTTCAACCTTCTACTACAACCAGTTCACCGGTAGTGGGGGTTGCCATAACAACTGAAACATCTGTAGCCGGTTGTGCCACAGGTTCAACTCAAGTTACTGATGTGGAGACGGCAGGTAGATTTGCCATAGAAATTGCTAAAGAATACGGGCAAGGGAAGTGTAGTTTCTACGATGAAAAAGAATTTGAATTATTAATTAAACTGTATGGAGAAAACAGAAGATTTCAAAGGAAAGGGAATATATAG